From Deltaproteobacteria bacterium, a single genomic window includes:
- a CDS encoding NHLP leader peptide family RiPP precursor: protein MRSGDEMLQHIVEKSALDTEFRQQLLADPKATISQELGITIPDSMTIQVHESDMQTVHLALPPDPNITEEQLEAISAGLCCCW from the coding sequence ATGAGAAGCGGCGACGAAATGTTGCAGCACATTGTTGAGAAGTCCGCCCTGGACACGGAGTTCAGGCAACAGCTTCTCGCCGATCCGAAGGCCACCATCAGTCAGGAGTTGGGCATTACGATTCCCGATTCGATGACCATCCAGGTGCATGAGAGCGACATGCAGACGGTGCATCTCGCGTTGCCGCCGGATCCCAACATCACCGAGGAACAACTCGAAGCGATCTCGGCCGGCCTCTGCTGCTGCTGGTAG